CTGAGTTTTTTACTTTAGTTAGCGAATATTGTTTGCCTGAAACAATCTTTGGCTAGAATGTGCCTTCACGAAAATTCAGGGACGATGGCATGCACTCTATTATTGTTGAAGACAACCCAATTCAGCCGACGAAGGTGCTGTGTGTTGGGCGTAATTATCTCGATCATATTGCGGAGCTGAACAATGCTGTGCCTGAACAGATGGTGGTCTTCAATAAGCCCTCAACTGCGATAACCAACCAATTAACCGCCTATCACCAAGAAAGATTACACTACGAAGGTGAAATCTGTTTCGTGGTTAACAATGGGCAGTTATCGGCTGTAGGGATAGGGTTAGATCTTACTAAGCGAGAATTACAAGCCACACTTAAACAGCAAGGCTTGCCTTGGGAACGAGCCAAAGCATTTGATGGCTCGGCGGTATTTAGTCGTTTTATCTCGTTGCAAGGTTTAACTATCGACGAGTTAGAAATCGAGTTGTTTATTAACTGCGTACGTGTTCAGCGAGGCGGCGTCAAACAGATGATCTATCCTCCGCAAGTGATTGTCGATGAGCTTAAAAGTTACACCACGTTGTGTGACGGTGATGTGATCATGACAGGCACACCAAAAGGGGTAGGAGAAGTCCAAGCTGGAGATATCTTCTTAGGTCGTTTAATTCATGCTGGTAAAACATTGATTGAAATTGAGTGGCTCGCCAGTTAAATGCCTAAATCAGCGAATGCCAAAGCGCCAGCACTATGCTGGCGTTTTACGTATCTGGAGTGAGTATCGACAGTTTGAATCTATTGTGATTTCTACTCACTAAAACACTAAATTATTGAGGACCAAAAATACCAGCATGCTAATTACGGTCGTCAATAATACGTTGCCTGTTTTGTAGATGATCAAGCAGGCTAGAATAGATGCGAGCAAATAGGGGTTAGTCGGTGCTAACCACAAATCACCCTCTGGCGCGAATACAATCGGCGCGAGGATGGCTGTCAAAACAGCTGGTCCTGAGTAACTCAACATGCTTTGTAGTTGAGGGGCTAAGCGCAGTGGTAACTTAGGCTCAAGAAACACATAACGGCTGAAGAAAACCAATGCTGCCATTGCCAAAATTGATAACATAATCATCGCTGTTTCCTCTCTAGCTCGACTTTTTAACCATCGTTTCCACTAAATAACCCGCTAACATGCCACCAAGGCTGGCGACCATTAACGCTCCTTCGATCTGTAATAGATTTAATGTCACCGAAAGCACTAAAGCGACCACCACCGCGACAAAGGTGGGGGAGTTTTTGATGTTGGGAATGACCAGCGCAATAAAGGTTGCGGCAACAGCGAATTCCAAACCGAGTTCATTGAGTGCAGGTATATAACTGCCTGCGACAATGCCAACAAAAGTTGCCAGATTCCAGCAGATATAGAAGCTCAAACCCGCACCTAGCGCATACCAAGGTTCAAAACGCTTGTCTGATTGATTGCCACAAATTGCAAACAGCTCATCGGTGAGTAGGTAGCCTAAAGCCAAACGCCAACGCAGCGGCAAGGGACCTATTTTGTCACGCATTGAAACGCTATACAGAAAATGACGGGAGGTGATAAATAAGGTCGTGAGCAACATCGTTGTTAGCCCAACGCCTGCTTTAATCATACCGGTGGCAACCAGTTGAGCGGAACCGGCAAACAAGATCGCTGATAACGCTTGGCTCTCAATGGGAGTTAACCCGGATTCAATGGCATAGGAGCCGGCGAGTAATCCCCATGGAATGACTGCCACACTAAGCGGGATCATCGCCACGGTTCCTTGCATAAATAATGAGTATCTACTTGGCATAACTTGTACGTCTGTATTCATTGGTTCTCCTCAGTTGTGCGCTTGTTATAGTTCTATTTCGCCATGAGAAGAGAACAAGAAATTGTATAAAATTGCGCTTCTTAATTTATATGTTTATCGATTTCATATATTGCTTCGGTGTAACGCCCATTGCGCGCTTAAAGTGGCGGTGCAAATGGCTTTGATCATGAAAGCCGGACTCTTGAGCAATATCCGATAGCGTATGACCTTGTTTCATCAAGCGGATGGCATAACGCAGCCGAGATTGCACCTGATAGGCATGGGGTGGAAACCCGAATTCTTTTTGAAAAGAGCGAGCAAAATGATACGGGCTGAGATTCGCTAGTTTGGCGAGCTCTTCTAAAGAGACATCCGCTTGAGGGAAATCATCAAGAAACTCTTTCGCTACCAGTAATTGTTGCTTACTACGAGTGTTTGGCTCATATTCGCGGCGTTTTTTGCCATGCCGACTCATGAGTTTAACCAGCGTTCCGTAAACCAAGGTTTCGCGTAACAGACGGTTGTCAGAATTTTCAAGGGTATCGAAAACTAGCCTGAGTTGCTGTGCCATTTCGGGATCATAAACCACAGGCTCAGGGAAGTAAGGGATGACAGTCTCTGAGTTGAGCCCCTGGGTTAAAGTCGCGAACTGCTCTGGAAGCGGGTACATGGCTTTGTATTCCCAGCCATCTTCCGTCGCGCTTTGACCATTATGCACTTGGTCGGCATTCACTAAAATGATGCTATCTTGCGGGGCGATATGATTGCCCCCTGTACGGAAGAAGCGTTGCGCACCTTTCTCAATCACACCGATGGTATAGCCTTCATGGCTATGACGGGAGAAGTTGTGGGTTTTATACTTAGCTTCAATAAATTCTAGCCCTCCCAACTCCCCAGCGGTTTGAAAGGTTGCGCCTTCAGTAAAATCCTTTTTTTCCATCACTGCACTCCTTGCAAGATCGCCTGTACGCATAGAGTAATTCAAACTCATTGAGAGTTTTTGTACAAAATTGCTGTTTGCAACATAGCACAGTTTGAACCCACATCCTTGTTTATCAGGCTAAAGTGCAAATGCTAGTGGTGGCATATAGTCTAAATCTGACTTTAATCTTGGTGTTATGGGCTAGATATCGATCTTAATGCAATATAAAATGCGCGCCGTCCTGTTCCTAATAATTAATAATTATGATCGATATGTCTATTCTGCCGCTCTATTTAACGGCAGTGGTGGCTCTTTTGTTGCTGCCAGGTCCAGATATGTTGCTGATCGCCAGTTCAAGTATGAGCTATGGGCGACGAGTTGGCGTTTTTGCTAGCCTAGGTAACGCAACCTCTGGAATTATTCTGACTTTACTTGCTGCCCTGGGTGTTTCTGCGCTAATTGCTATGAGCCCAATGGCGCTTAAAGCTTTACATCTACTAGGCGGTGCTTATCTGCTAAAAATGGGTTGGGATTGTGTTCGCTCTCAAGCGGCAGATGCCCCAGAACTTGATCAGCAGAACAAGATGGCGACGACCTTCTATCAGCGTGCTTTAATTAGTAATCTGCTTAACCCTAAAGCGCTGGTCTTCTTTGTGATGTTCTTGCCACAATTTGTCTCAAGTAACATCGCGGCAAGCTCTGGCGAACAGATGCTTGCACTTGGTCTACTGCTTAACGTACTCGGTCTACTATTTAACTTAGTGCTGGTTGCGTTGGTCGGAACACTCGGTAAGGGTTTGTTAGAAAACGCTAAGTTCAGAAACTACCAGCATAAATTTATGGGAGCTATCTTCCTAATTTTAGCTATCTGGATGCTAAGCTCGTTTTTTACTGCGTAATTGACGTTATAATCGATTGAGCCAGCATTAAGCTGGCTTTTTTATATTTGTTATTCACTACCCTGACCATTGATCGGCATATTAAGTGTGCAAAGGAGTTGTACGATGCAAATGGAGTTTTTATTAAACCCACCTGAATCGGCAAGAAGCGATATTTTAGCGGGATTACGCAGTTATAACGTTCGGTTTTTTCCAGATCAAGATAGCCAAACTGTTGCCTGTATTGTTAAAGATCAATTCGATCACTTTGCTGGTGGGCTGTTTGGTGAGGTGTTTACCAACACGCTTTTTATCGAGTATTTCTGGATTGATGAGAGTCAGAGAAAAACTGGATTAGGGACTCAAGTATTCGAGCGTGTTGAACGTGAAGTGAAGCTGCTTGGGGTTGAAACCATCTGCCTGGATACTTTTACTTTCCAAGCTCGTGAGTTCTACCTAAAAATGGGTTTCAAAGAGGTGGGGCGATTCACAGGGTTCCCAATGCCGAATGTCGATAAAATCTTTCTGCAAAAGAGTATCGGCTAGATGGCGGTTGCTCCTCAAGTTTGGGTGATACCTGGCATGCTCGTCAGCTATGGTGAGATGGTGGATACTCAGCAGCACAATCATCCGTTGCTACAGTTAACCATGTTTTGTGGTACGGGCTCGTTATTGTTGAGTGACAATCAAACATCAGATGATAGGGAAGTGCGTTGCTCGCTGCTTAACAGCAACGTTCCTCATATTCTCAATATGCAAAAAGGTTGGGTAGTGCTGATTGAGCCTCAGTCAGAAATAGGTCGTCAGCTTTTAAAGCTACTGAGTAATGCCGATGTTCTGCCATTTGATGGTACTCGCGAAGCATTGACACAACTCGATATCGATTTTCCTTATCAGCAGATCATAAGTTTTCTCAATCAGTTAGACGACCAAGTTCACTGGGAGCACTATTTGGGTGAGGTGAGTGTGAATGACAACAGGATTAACCAACTCATTTCAAAACTGAATCTTTGCTTTACTAACGAGTGTTTGAAGCCAGAAAATTGGCGTGCAGAACAAGTTGCCAAGGAGCTTGCTTTATCAGAGAGCCGCTTTTTACATCTGTTTAAACAGCAGATGGGGATCGCTTGGCGCCCGTATTTATTATGGCGCCGATTAATTTGCGCGGTGAAGCTTATCATTGCAGGAGAAACGGCGACAGATGCCGCCTATCGAGCAGGTTTTTCCGATAGTGCCCACTTAAGCCGCACGTTCAAAGCGATCTTTGGTATATCGATACGACAATCGAAAGCGATGTTTAAACTCGACAATTAAGGTATTGAGTTTAATAGACTATATCGCGAAATAGTGGCTTGAGTGACTCTAGTTTTTCTTCTTCACTAATGGGCTCGACTTCAACTTTAACAAGTGGTCCAACGCAGTCAACAAACGGTTGAACTTGTTTCTCAAACTGACTGTCTGTGTCGGCATTTACTGATATTTGACCCGCAACGGTACTCGGTTGGCGGGTTTTGTCGACGTTTACTTGAATTGAAACGGCGTATTGGTGCCCTTCCGGTAGCAACTTGGCGCAATTCTCGATATTTTCTATCTTTCCATAACCATGCGCATTTGCGGCAATTCCTAGCGTAACGATTAATAAATAACGCATATTCCCTGTCATATTTTTACTCGCATTTATTGATGTACCGATTAATAGAGCATAGCAAGTTTATTCAATTTTTCTTTCCAGTTACTGGCTATCCTACTGTTAATCAATGAGGAGGGCAGTATGAAGCAATACTTACAAAAAACTGAGATGTTGGATTTTGAAGATCAAGCAATCCAGCAGCTGATAAAAGCTCGTACTTGGCACAAACACGATGAATATGATGCAATTGATGAGATCTATGCATTTGTCCGCGATGAGATCGTATTTGGCTATAATGCCGATGACACAATACCAGCCAGTCAGGTCTTAAAAGATGGTTACGGGCAGTGTAATACCAAAGGCACTCTGTTAATGGCTCTGCTTAGAGCAGTTGGTATTCCTACTCGGTTGCATGGTTTTACTATTTATAACCAGTTGCAGGTTGGTGCGATTCCTAAATACCTTTTCAAGCTCGCACCGGAAAAGATTATTCACAGTTGGGTCGAGGTCTATTTCAATGGCAAATGGGTGAACTTAGAAGGTTATATTTTAGATAAACCTTACCTCTCTCAGGTTCAACAGCATTTTAGCTCAGGATGTGCGGCATTTTCTGGCTATGGTGTCGCAGTCAATTGTTTGAGAGATACTCAGATAGATTGGTTTGGCGAAGATACCTACATACAGAAAGAAGGAATAGCGGATGACTTTGGTATTTACGCCCAGCCAGATACCTTTTATTTAACGCGAGGTAGTAACTTGAGAGGGGCGAAAAAGTTTCTCTACCGTTATGTACTGCGTCATTTGATTAACAGCAATGTTAAACGGATAAGAAAGCATGGCATTGCGCAATCTCTGCGAGATCCAAGTGATATTGGTGCGTTTGTAAAGAGTTGATATGTAGATAAATGAAAAAAAGCGGGCATTAAATACCCGCTTAAAATCAATGAGTTAAATTAAATCATATGTTGATGTTCAGCTATCAACATATCCATTGCGAGTTGCGCTTTCTCTTGTGCAACTTGGAAGTCTTCCTCAGCGGCAAACGGCTCAATCACTTCGTAGTAGCACTTCAGTTTTGGCTCCGTACCGGAAGGGCGAACAATAACGCGCGCACCGCCTGACAAATGGTAAATCAGCACATCACTCGGTGGTAAATCAATGTTTTGCGTATTCCCGTCGGCGTAGATCTTTTGCAGTGATTTTAGATCTTCAGTGGATTCAACAGCTCGCCCTGCGATGGCAGTTGGTGGGTTGGCGCGAAGTTTTTCACCGACAGGTGGCGTATTAGGTGCTAGCGCGATACTGCGCTGTGCATTGACATACATGCCGTGCTGACGATACAGGCTTTCCAATTGATCCCAGATGGTTTTACCTTGGTTATGTAATTCCGCAGTAAGTTGTGCAAATGCCACTAGGGCAGATAAACCATCCTTATCCCAGACTTTATTGCCAACGGTGTAACCTAGTGCTTCTTCATAAGCAAACAAGAATTGGCTGTCTGCAGTTTGCTTTTGCATCGCAACGTTTGTCAGCCACTTAAAGCCAGTCAAGGTTTGGTAGTAAGTCGCTCCGTGAGATTTGGCAATTTTATCCAGTAGCGTCGATGAAACAATGGTGTTCCCGACTAACTGTTTGCTGGCATCGGTTTGGCTCAATAGATAGTGTCCAAATAGCGACCCGACTTGATCACCGGTAAGCATTTGGTAGTCACCGTCTGGTTTTCTCACAGCAACAGCAAAACGATCCGCGTCAGGATCATTAGCACAGGCAATATCAGCATTGTGTTGTTTGGCGAGCGCAACCACCATATCCATCGCGCCCGCTTCCTCTGGGTTAGGGAAGTTAACGGTTGGGAAGCGACCGTCTGGTTCGCGTTGTTCTTTTACACTGTAAACTTGATTGAAACCTGCATCGGCAAGCAAGGTTTCAGCCATACGCGCACCAACACCATGCATGGCAGTATATGCGATAGCAATACCGTCAGGGTTGTGATGATTTTTGAGTAGCGGGTTACCATTCATTGCGTCTCTATAGGCTTGATAATATTCGTCTTTTAGCCAAACTAAGCGGTCGAGAGCAACCGCTTCTTCAACGCACAACAGCTCTAATGGTGATTCGGCGGCGACATCGATATGGTGGGCGATTCCGGAATCGTGCGGTGGAATGATCTGCGCACCATTTTCCCAGTAGACTTTAAAGCCATTGTATTCTGGCGGATTGTGGCTTGCGGTTACGACGACTGCCGCAACGGTATTGAGGTATTTTACACCAAAAGCAACGATTGGCGTTGCGGCAACATCATGAGTTAAATAGACTTTTATGCCCAGCGCGGTTAAAACTGCAGCTGTGTCGTGCGCGAATTGTTTTGAGTCTGGACGACCGTCATAACCAATCACGACACCACGTTGTTTTGCATCATCAAATTGATGAATCAGGTATTGTCCGAGCCCAGTGGCAGTTTGCTGGATAACCAAACGGTTCATACGGTTCGGTCCTGCTCCCACTTTGCCACGTAATCCAGCTGTACCAAATTCTAGACGGCTGCGAAAACGATCCTCCAGCTCTTGAGTTTGCTGCTCATCCACTAGACGTTGAAGTTCCTCACGAGTACGAGGATCTGGATCGATAGCTAACCATTGGGTGATTTGTTCATTCATCTCTTTTCCCTTTCTTCTGGAGTAACCTTCAGGTGTTATAACGAAATAGTAAGTGATAGTAGTTATCATTTACGAGAGCGCAATCGCTAAACTAATTTGTCATTCATCAGCTTGCACATTTTTAAATCGCTAACTAGCCTTAATTAACATAAATATAACATTTTGCGTTAGTTTTAGGTTAGCCCAAACAAGTCGTTACTTGCTAGTCGACTTGAAAAATCCAGATACGAAGCGCAAGGATTGCACGATATCACTAGGGATGTGACTCGGTATCGGGTGTTCTGCGTAAAAGTGATTGAACCCTTGTTTTATAGCACCGCAATAAGAGTGCAAAGACAAAGAGGAGAGGTCTTTTGAAAAGAATACCACTAACGGTTTGGCTAACATTGGAAGTTTTCGCCATTACTTGGTCGACGCAAGCGCTTGCCGAAGAGAGTGCGCTTAACATGACGCAGGGTGTGACTCAGATAAGCTCTGAGGTCTATCACCTGCACATGCTGATTTTCTACATCTGCTGTGCGATTGCCTTTGTTGTGTTTGGCGCGATGTTCTATTCCATCTATAAGCACCGTAAATCGAAAGGGGCGGTTGCTGCTCATTTCCATGAGAGTACCAAAGTCGAAGTTATTTGGACTGTCATTCCCATCATCATTCTTATCGCGATGG
The genomic region above belongs to Vibrio ponticus and contains:
- a CDS encoding fumarylacetoacetate hydrolase family protein, which encodes MHSIIVEDNPIQPTKVLCVGRNYLDHIAELNNAVPEQMVVFNKPSTAITNQLTAYHQERLHYEGEICFVVNNGQLSAVGIGLDLTKRELQATLKQQGLPWERAKAFDGSAVFSRFISLQGLTIDELEIELFINCVRVQRGGVKQMIYPPQVIVDELKSYTTLCDGDVIMTGTPKGVGEVQAGDIFLGRLIHAGKTLIEIEWLAS
- a CDS encoding AzlD domain-containing protein, encoding MIMLSILAMAALVFFSRYVFLEPKLPLRLAPQLQSMLSYSGPAVLTAILAPIVFAPEGDLWLAPTNPYLLASILACLIIYKTGNVLLTTVISMLVFLVLNNLVF
- a CDS encoding AzlC family ABC transporter permease → MNTDVQVMPSRYSLFMQGTVAMIPLSVAVIPWGLLAGSYAIESGLTPIESQALSAILFAGSAQLVATGMIKAGVGLTTMLLTTLFITSRHFLYSVSMRDKIGPLPLRWRLALGYLLTDELFAICGNQSDKRFEPWYALGAGLSFYICWNLATFVGIVAGSYIPALNELGLEFAVAATFIALVIPNIKNSPTFVAVVVALVLSVTLNLLQIEGALMVASLGGMLAGYLVETMVKKSS
- a CDS encoding AraC family transcriptional regulator; protein product: MEKKDFTEGATFQTAGELGGLEFIEAKYKTHNFSRHSHEGYTIGVIEKGAQRFFRTGGNHIAPQDSIILVNADQVHNGQSATEDGWEYKAMYPLPEQFATLTQGLNSETVIPYFPEPVVYDPEMAQQLRLVFDTLENSDNRLLRETLVYGTLVKLMSRHGKKRREYEPNTRSKQQLLVAKEFLDDFPQADVSLEELAKLANLSPYHFARSFQKEFGFPPHAYQVQSRLRYAIRLMKQGHTLSDIAQESGFHDQSHLHRHFKRAMGVTPKQYMKSINI
- a CDS encoding LysE family translocator, whose amino-acid sequence is MIDMSILPLYLTAVVALLLLPGPDMLLIASSSMSYGRRVGVFASLGNATSGIILTLLAALGVSALIAMSPMALKALHLLGGAYLLKMGWDCVRSQAADAPELDQQNKMATTFYQRALISNLLNPKALVFFVMFLPQFVSSNIAASSGEQMLALGLLLNVLGLLFNLVLVALVGTLGKGLLENAKFRNYQHKFMGAIFLILAIWMLSSFFTA
- a CDS encoding GNAT family N-acetyltransferase, encoding MQMEFLLNPPESARSDILAGLRSYNVRFFPDQDSQTVACIVKDQFDHFAGGLFGEVFTNTLFIEYFWIDESQRKTGLGTQVFERVEREVKLLGVETICLDTFTFQAREFYLKMGFKEVGRFTGFPMPNVDKIFLQKSIG
- a CDS encoding helix-turn-helix transcriptional regulator; this encodes MAVAPQVWVIPGMLVSYGEMVDTQQHNHPLLQLTMFCGTGSLLLSDNQTSDDREVRCSLLNSNVPHILNMQKGWVVLIEPQSEIGRQLLKLLSNADVLPFDGTREALTQLDIDFPYQQIISFLNQLDDQVHWEHYLGEVSVNDNRINQLISKLNLCFTNECLKPENWRAEQVAKELALSESRFLHLFKQQMGIAWRPYLLWRRLICAVKLIIAGETATDAAYRAGFSDSAHLSRTFKAIFGISIRQSKAMFKLDN
- a CDS encoding transglutaminase-like domain-containing protein; translated protein: MKQYLQKTEMLDFEDQAIQQLIKARTWHKHDEYDAIDEIYAFVRDEIVFGYNADDTIPASQVLKDGYGQCNTKGTLLMALLRAVGIPTRLHGFTIYNQLQVGAIPKYLFKLAPEKIIHSWVEVYFNGKWVNLEGYILDKPYLSQVQQHFSSGCAAFSGYGVAVNCLRDTQIDWFGEDTYIQKEGIADDFGIYAQPDTFYLTRGSNLRGAKKFLYRYVLRHLINSNVKRIRKHGIAQSLRDPSDIGAFVKS
- a CDS encoding phospho-sugar mutase, with the protein product MNEQITQWLAIDPDPRTREELQRLVDEQQTQELEDRFRSRLEFGTAGLRGKVGAGPNRMNRLVIQQTATGLGQYLIHQFDDAKQRGVVIGYDGRPDSKQFAHDTAAVLTALGIKVYLTHDVAATPIVAFGVKYLNTVAAVVVTASHNPPEYNGFKVYWENGAQIIPPHDSGIAHHIDVAAESPLELLCVEEAVALDRLVWLKDEYYQAYRDAMNGNPLLKNHHNPDGIAIAYTAMHGVGARMAETLLADAGFNQVYSVKEQREPDGRFPTVNFPNPEEAGAMDMVVALAKQHNADIACANDPDADRFAVAVRKPDGDYQMLTGDQVGSLFGHYLLSQTDASKQLVGNTIVSSTLLDKIAKSHGATYYQTLTGFKWLTNVAMQKQTADSQFLFAYEEALGYTVGNKVWDKDGLSALVAFAQLTAELHNQGKTIWDQLESLYRQHGMYVNAQRSIALAPNTPPVGEKLRANPPTAIAGRAVESTEDLKSLQKIYADGNTQNIDLPPSDVLIYHLSGGARVIVRPSGTEPKLKCYYEVIEPFAAEEDFQVAQEKAQLAMDMLIAEHQHMI